In a genomic window of Hippoglossus stenolepis isolate QCI-W04-F060 chromosome 15, HSTE1.2, whole genome shotgun sequence:
- the rnft1 gene encoding E3 ubiquitin-protein ligase RNFT1 yields MKLRLQNDRSDSRRALKVRESPTVMQPNSSEQDAHAGNGLSLTLQQDLLTRTPGSGSAAANPESHEVRVPMASETGESGGGTSSSRRSRVSFHSHPHSHSHGHNRAQHHSNSEPELDPPDPDLDSGEPSSSLSELRYLFRWLQKSLPFLIILCAKLVIQHTLGLAVGVGLFTTFLYVNKSIQTQVFLQDHHSKLQSIWLLLFLIFSTLLLYYTFLTETLYYCLIFLSPSIEPLGFWEVLWAVGITNFIIKFLVMGIKCLILLLPSSLVTNRAQGRWMMLTEELGQVHQAMAPVSLWFRYLVTYQEAEGAVGLTLGVLLALLYLILKLLGLYGQWTSLLKTVRICLKGEHTGTAATRSQCSEAGDVCPICQGEYREPRALLCQHIFCDECIALWFNREKSCPLCRTVITEKVYKWRDGATSPHLQIY; encoded by the exons ATGAAACTCCGGCTGCAGAATGACAG GAGTGATTCCAGACGAGCACTGAAAGTAAGGGAGTCTCCTACTGTAATGCAGCCCAATTCGAGCGAGCAGGACGCTCATGCAGGAAATGGTTTGTCCCTGACGCTGCAACAAGATCTTCTCACCAGGACGCCGGGCTCTGGTTCAGCTGCTGCCAACCCTGAGAGCCACGAGGTGCGGGTGCCCATGGCAAGCGAGACTGGGGAGTCCGGTGGAGGGACATCATCATCCAGGAGGTCCAGAGTCAGTTTCCACAGCCACccccattcacactcacacggACATAATCGGGCGCAGCATCACTCCAATTCTGAGCCCGAGCTTGACCCGCCTGACCCTGATCTGGACTCGGGAGAACCCAGCTCCTCCCTGTCTGAGCTTCGCTATCTCTTCCGCTGGCTCCAAAAGAGTCTTCCTTTCCTCATTATACTGTGTGCTAAGCTGGTCATCCAACATACTCTTG gtcTAGCAGTTGGGGTTGGCCTCTTCACAACTTTTTTATATGTGAATAAAAGTATACAAACGCAAGTTTTTCTTCAG GATCATCACTCAAAGCTACAGAGCATCTGGCTGCTACTCTTCCTGATCTTTTCAACGCTTCTGCTCTACTACACTTTTCTCACTGAGACACTTTACTATTG CCTCATCTTCCTCAGCCCATCCATTGAGCCGCTGGGTTTCTGGGAAGTTCTCTGGGCAGTCGGCATCACCAATTTCATCATTAAGTTCCTCGTCATGGGGATTAAGTGCCTTATTCTGCTGCTGCCGTCTTCACTAGTGACCAACAGAGCCCAG gGGAGGTGGATGATGCTGACTGAGGAGCTGGGTCAGGTGCACCAGGCCATGGCTCCAGTTTCACTGTGGTTCCGCTACCTGGTCACCTACCAGGAGGCTGAGGGGGCCGTTGGACTCACACTCGGGGTCCTGCTGGCTTTGCTCTACCTCATACTGAAG CTTTTAGGATTGTATGGCCAGTGGACATCTTTACTTAAAACCGTGAGGATATGTCTGAAGGGAGAG CATACAGGCACAGCAGCCACTAGGAGTCAGTGCAGCGAGGCGGGAGATGTCTGCCCCATCTGTCAGGGAGAGTACAGGGAGCCCCGGGCTCTACTCTGTCAG CACATTTTCTGTGACGAATGCATCGCTCTGTGGTTCAACCGGGAGAAGAGCTGCCCGCTCTGCCGCACGGTGATCACAGAGAAGGTCTACAAGTGGAGGGACGGAGCCACATCTCCACACCTGCAGATTTACTGA
- the rps6kb1a gene encoding ribosomal protein S6 kinase beta-1 isoform X2, which produces MKVLKKAMIVRNAKDTAHTKAERNILEEVKHPFIVDLIYAFQTGGKLYLILEYLSGGELFMQLEREGIFMEDTACFYLAEISMALGHLHQKGIIYRDLKPENIMLNNNGHVKLTDFGLCKESIHDGTVTHTFCGTIEYMAPEILMRSGHNRAVDWWSLGALMYDMLTGAPPFTGENRKKTIDKILKCKLSLPPYLTQEARDLLKKLLKRNASLRLGAGPGDAAEVQAHSFFRHLNWDDLLARKVEPPFKPFLQSADDVSQFDSKFTSQTPVDSPDDSTLSESANQVFLGFTYVAPSVLENVKEKFSYEPKVRSPRKFPGSPRTPVSPVKFAGGECWPRGLKLTGGSSMLSSGFGEQPMEMSAVEQMDTGSSSNNSEASAPLPIRHPSGINAGLYKKQAYPMNSKRPEHLRMNL; this is translated from the exons ATGAAAGTTCTGAAGAAG GCGATGATTGTGCGTAATGCTAAAGACACGGCGCACACCAAAGCTGAGCGGAACAttctggaggaggtgaagcatCCGTTCATTGTAGACCTCATCTACGCCTTCCAGACCGGGGGAAAGTTGTACCTCATCCTGGAGTATCTCAGCG GAGGAGAGCTGTTTATGCAACTGGAAAGAGAGGGCATCTTCATGGAAGACACAGCCTG TTTCTACCTTGCTGAAATCTCGATGGCACTGGGTCACCTGCATCAGAAGGGCATCATCTATAGAGACCTGAAGCCTGAGAACATCATGCTCAACAACAACG GGCATGTGAAGTTGACAGACTTTGGTCTATGCAAAGAGTCCATCCATGACGGAACAGTCACCCACACCTTCTGTGGCACTATTGAATACAT gGCTCCAGAGATCCTGATGAGGAGTGGACATAACCGGGCAGTGGACTGGTGGAGTCTTGGAGCTCTTATGTATGACATGCTAACAGGCGCA CCACCATTCACTGGTGAAAACCGAAAGAAGACAATTGACAAAATCTTGAAATGTAAACTCAGCCTTCCACCTTACCTCACACAAGAAGCCAGGGACCTTCTGAAAAAG CTGCTGAAACGAAATGCCTCATTACGACTCGGGGCTGGACCAGGAGATGCTGCTGAGGTTCAG GCCCATTCATTCTTCCGACATTTAAATTGGGATGACCTCCTTGCTCGCAAAGTAGAGCCGCCGTTTAAACCTTTCCTG CAATCTGCTGATGACGTCAGCCAGTTTGACTCCAAGTTCACCAGCCAGACTCCAGTGGATAGCCCTGACGACTCCACGCTCAGCGAAAGTGCCAATCAAGTCTTCCTG GGTTTCACATATGTAGCCCCATCTGTGCTGGAAAACGTCAAAGAGAAGTTCTCTTACGAACCAAAAGTACGCTCACCACGGAAGTTCCCGGGAAGCCCAAGAACACCTGTGAG TCCGGTGAAATTTGCAGGAGGTGAGTGTTGGCCCAGGGGACTCAAGCTGACAGGCGGCTCATCAATGCTGTCCTCGGGCTTTGGAGAGCAACCTATGGAAATGTCGGCAGTGGAGCAAATGGAcacgggcagcagcagcaacaactcGGAGGCCTCGGCGCCACTTCCCATCAGGCACCCTTCAGGCATCAATGCAGGCCTGTACAAAAAGCAGGCCTACCCCATGAACTCCAAGCGGCCCGAACACCTGCGCATGAATCTATGA
- the rps6kb1a gene encoding ribosomal protein S6 kinase beta-1 isoform X1, translating to MAGVFDIDLDQPDENVSDDDLEDGVQFSEYMDQCSGFEFNMDDCEKFEISENSVNKGTEQIRPECFELLKVLGKGGYGKVFQVRKVSGSTSGKIFAMKVLKKAMIVRNAKDTAHTKAERNILEEVKHPFIVDLIYAFQTGGKLYLILEYLSGGELFMQLEREGIFMEDTACFYLAEISMALGHLHQKGIIYRDLKPENIMLNNNGHVKLTDFGLCKESIHDGTVTHTFCGTIEYMAPEILMRSGHNRAVDWWSLGALMYDMLTGAPPFTGENRKKTIDKILKCKLSLPPYLTQEARDLLKKLLKRNASLRLGAGPGDAAEVQAHSFFRHLNWDDLLARKVEPPFKPFLQSADDVSQFDSKFTSQTPVDSPDDSTLSESANQVFLGFTYVAPSVLENVKEKFSYEPKVRSPRKFPGSPRTPVSPVKFAGGECWPRGLKLTGGSSMLSSGFGEQPMEMSAVEQMDTGSSSNNSEASAPLPIRHPSGINAGLYKKQAYPMNSKRPEHLRMNL from the exons ATGGCCGGGGTTTTCGACATCGATTTGGATCAACCGGACGAGAACGTCTCCGACGACGACCTGGAGGACGGG GTTCAGTTCAGTGAATACATGGACCAGTGCAGTGGCTTTGAATT TAACATGGATGACTGTGAGAAGTTTGAAATTTCAGAGAACAGCGTGAACAAAGGAACAGAGCAAATCAGGCCTGAATGCTTTGAGCTGCTAAAAGTTTTGGGAAAAGGTGGCTATGGAAAG GTGTTTCAAGTTCGGAAGGTATCAGGTTCTACCTCTGGGAAAATATTTGCCATGAAAGTTCTGAAGAAG GCGATGATTGTGCGTAATGCTAAAGACACGGCGCACACCAAAGCTGAGCGGAACAttctggaggaggtgaagcatCCGTTCATTGTAGACCTCATCTACGCCTTCCAGACCGGGGGAAAGTTGTACCTCATCCTGGAGTATCTCAGCG GAGGAGAGCTGTTTATGCAACTGGAAAGAGAGGGCATCTTCATGGAAGACACAGCCTG TTTCTACCTTGCTGAAATCTCGATGGCACTGGGTCACCTGCATCAGAAGGGCATCATCTATAGAGACCTGAAGCCTGAGAACATCATGCTCAACAACAACG GGCATGTGAAGTTGACAGACTTTGGTCTATGCAAAGAGTCCATCCATGACGGAACAGTCACCCACACCTTCTGTGGCACTATTGAATACAT gGCTCCAGAGATCCTGATGAGGAGTGGACATAACCGGGCAGTGGACTGGTGGAGTCTTGGAGCTCTTATGTATGACATGCTAACAGGCGCA CCACCATTCACTGGTGAAAACCGAAAGAAGACAATTGACAAAATCTTGAAATGTAAACTCAGCCTTCCACCTTACCTCACACAAGAAGCCAGGGACCTTCTGAAAAAG CTGCTGAAACGAAATGCCTCATTACGACTCGGGGCTGGACCAGGAGATGCTGCTGAGGTTCAG GCCCATTCATTCTTCCGACATTTAAATTGGGATGACCTCCTTGCTCGCAAAGTAGAGCCGCCGTTTAAACCTTTCCTG CAATCTGCTGATGACGTCAGCCAGTTTGACTCCAAGTTCACCAGCCAGACTCCAGTGGATAGCCCTGACGACTCCACGCTCAGCGAAAGTGCCAATCAAGTCTTCCTG GGTTTCACATATGTAGCCCCATCTGTGCTGGAAAACGTCAAAGAGAAGTTCTCTTACGAACCAAAAGTACGCTCACCACGGAAGTTCCCGGGAAGCCCAAGAACACCTGTGAG TCCGGTGAAATTTGCAGGAGGTGAGTGTTGGCCCAGGGGACTCAAGCTGACAGGCGGCTCATCAATGCTGTCCTCGGGCTTTGGAGAGCAACCTATGGAAATGTCGGCAGTGGAGCAAATGGAcacgggcagcagcagcaacaactcGGAGGCCTCGGCGCCACTTCCCATCAGGCACCCTTCAGGCATCAATGCAGGCCTGTACAAAAAGCAGGCCTACCCCATGAACTCCAAGCGGCCCGAACACCTGCGCATGAATCTATGA